The following are encoded in a window of bacterium genomic DNA:
- the hypE gene encoding hydrogenase expression/formation protein HypE: MTDKDDERILLAHGSGGAMMHNLIRDVFLRHLDSPELAALDDAAELTIDSVRIAFSTDTFVVKPIFFPGGDIGSLAVCGTVNDVLMKGARPLYLSLGFVIEEGFFLKDLERIVHSIGQTSIEAGVSVVTGDTKVVGSGEMDGICINTAGIGVISAGISVSGSNAHAGDSILVSGTIGEHGIAVLAERNGLSLRGAVRSDAAPLTGTVLPFLDRFGASIHVLRDPTRGGLAATLNEIAGSSGVGIVVQESVVPVSDPVSAVCGLLGFDPLYLPCEGRFLAIVDDAVASDAVTFLRTMGNCPDAAMIGMVADSPHGEVILSTASGGRRILDMPVGELLPRIC; this comes from the coding sequence GTGACTGACAAGGACGATGAACGGATTCTTCTTGCCCATGGTTCGGGCGGCGCAATGATGCACAATCTCATCAGGGATGTGTTTCTCCGCCACCTCGACTCGCCCGAGCTCGCCGCTCTCGATGATGCCGCAGAGCTCACCATCGATTCCGTCCGTATCGCGTTTTCCACCGATACGTTCGTGGTGAAGCCGATTTTTTTTCCCGGCGGTGATATCGGGAGCCTCGCGGTGTGCGGCACGGTGAACGATGTGCTCATGAAGGGCGCCCGGCCTCTCTATCTTTCTCTCGGGTTTGTCATCGAGGAGGGGTTCTTTCTGAAAGACCTGGAGCGTATTGTGCACAGTATCGGTCAGACGAGCATCGAGGCCGGAGTTTCTGTGGTCACCGGGGATACGAAGGTGGTCGGCTCCGGCGAAATGGACGGGATATGCATCAACACTGCCGGTATCGGTGTTATTTCCGCCGGAATCAGTGTGAGCGGCAGCAATGCACATGCCGGGGACTCGATTCTCGTATCGGGAACCATCGGTGAGCACGGCATCGCTGTTCTTGCCGAGCGGAACGGTCTTTCCCTCAGGGGAGCGGTCAGGTCGGATGCCGCGCCGCTCACGGGGACGGTGCTGCCGTTTCTCGACCGGTTCGGAGCATCCATCCATGTCCTCCGCGATCCGACACGGGGCGGGCTTGCCGCAACCCTCAATGAAATCGCCGGTTCAAGCGGAGTAGGCATCGTTGTGCAGGAGTCCGTTGTGCCGGTGAGCGATCCGGTAAGCGCCGTATGCGGCCTGCTCGGTTTCGATCCCCTCTATCTTCCCTGCGAAGGGAGGTTCCTGGCCATAGTTGATGATGCAGTCGCCAGTGACGCCGTAACATTCCTCCGCACGATGGGAAACTGCCCGGACGCCGCAATGATCGGTATGGTCGCGGATTCTCCTCACGGTGAAGTCATTCTTTCCACTGCTTCCGGTGGACGGCGTATTCTCGACATGCCTGTCGGCGAGCTGCTGCCGAGAATCTGTTGA